From a region of the Lactuca sativa cultivar Salinas chromosome 4, Lsat_Salinas_v11, whole genome shotgun sequence genome:
- the LOC111921375 gene encoding trimethyltridecatetraene synthase isoform X1, which produces MELFAFISYAVVGLATVALLHLARHLRRPTKLNLPPGPKPWPIIGNLNLMGPLPHRSIHELTHKYGEIMHLKFGSFHVVVASSVEMAKVFLKTMDSNFICRPKMAAGKYTTYNYSDITWSPYGSYWQQARKLCIVELFSAKRLESFEYIRVEEMKSLLKVVHKSSGEAIVLKDLLWTVSFNIISRMVLGKRYLDESDVGNLTMSSKKVKTMFDELFLLNGVLNIGDWIPWMAFMDLQGYVKRMKTVSKKFDGFLEHVLNEHDARRKAEPSETFVPADMVDLLLQIADDPALEVKLERHGVKAFTLDMLAGGTESATITIEWAMSELLRNPEILEKAREELDRVIGRERWVEEKDMSDLHYIKAIVKETMRLHPVVPLLVPRRTREDCKVAGYDIPKDTIVFVSVWTIGRDQELWDKPLDFFPDRFIENDIDMKGYNFELLPFGAGRRMCPGYSLGLKIIETNLANLLHGFDWKLPGKMRKEELQMKEVFGLSTPKEIPLTIVAHPRLGFKMYSL; this is translated from the exons ATGGAATTATTTGCCTTTATTTCTTATGCAGTTGTAGGGCTAGCCACCGTGGCGCTCCTTCACCTTGCTCGCCATCTCCGTCGTCCCACCAAACTCAACCTCCCTCCAGGCCCCAAACCCTGGCCCATCATCGGAAACCTCAACCTCATGGGTCCACTTCCTCACCGTTCGATTCATGAACTCACTCATAAATACGGCGAGATCATGCACCTCAAATTCGGTTCCTTTCACGTCGTCGTGGCCTCCTCCGTTGAGATGGCTAAAGTCTTCCTGAAAACGATGGACTCTAACTTCATCTGCCGCCCCAAAATGGCCGCCGGAAAATACACCACCTATAATTACTCCGACATCACGTGGTCACCATACGGTTCGTACTGGCAGCAAGCTCGTAAACTGTGTATCGTGGAGCTGTTCAGCGCAAAAAGGCTGGAGTCGTTCGAGTACATTCGAGTGGAAGAGATGAAGTCACTTTTGAAGGTGGTTCACAAGTCGTCCGGCGAGGCGATTGTTTTGAAAGATTTGTTGTGGACAGTGAGTTTCAATATAATCAGTCGGATGGTGTTGGGGAAACGTTATTTGGATGAATCCGATGTTGGAAACTTGACCATGAGTAGCAAAAAAGTTAAAACAATGTTCGACGAATTGTTCTTGTTGAACGGAGTGCTTAACATTGGGGACTGGATACCATGGATGGCTTTCATGGACCTTCAAGGATACGTGAAGAGGATGAAAACAGTTAGCAAGAAATTCGACGGGTTTCTCGAACACGTTTTAAACGAGCACGATGCGCGCAGGAAGGCTGAGCCGTCGGAGACTTTTGTTCCGGCAGACATGGTTGATTTGCTGTTGCAGATTGCAGATGATCCAGCTCTCGAAGTTAAGCTTGAGCGACACGGCGTCAAGGCATTTACACTG GATATGCTTGCAGGTGGAACCGAAAGTGCAACAATAACAATAGAATGGGCGATGTCAGAACTTCTTAGAAACCCAGAAATACTTGAGAAGGCGAGAGAGGAGCTGGATAGGGTTATAGGTCGAGAAAGATGGGTCGAAGAGAAGGACATGTCAGACCTTCATTACATCAAGGCAATCGTGAAGGAGACGATGAGGTTGCATCCGGTTGTCCCGCTATTAGTTCCACGAAGAACACGCGAAGATTGTAAAGTAGCTGGTTATGACATTCCAAAAGATACCATAGTGTTCGTTAGCGTCTGGACAATTGGGCGAGATCAAGAGTTGTGGGATAAACCTCTTGATTTTTTTCCTGATAGATTCATTGAGAATGACATCGATATGAAAGGTTATAACTTCGAGCTTCTACCGTTTGGTGCAGGTCGAAGGATGTGTCCTGGTTATAGTTTAGGACTGAAGATTATCGAAACAAACTTGGCTAACTTGCTCCATGGATTTGATTGGAAACTGCCGGGTAAAATGAGGAAGGAGGAGTTGCAGATGAAAGAAGTATTTGGGCTCTCCACACCTAAAGAGATCCCTCTTACTATCGTCGCTCACCCAAGGCTCGGATTCAAAATGTATTCTTTGTGA
- the LOC111921375 gene encoding trimethyltridecatetraene synthase isoform X3, producing the protein MELFAFISYAVVGLATVALLHLARHLRRPTKLNLPPGPKPWPIIGNLNLMGPLPHRSIHELTHKYGEIMHLKFGSFHVVVASSVEMAKVFLKTMDSNFICRPKMAAGKYTTYNYSDITWSPYGSYWQQARKLCIVELFSAKRLESFEYIRVEEMKSLLKVVHKSSGEAIVLKDLLWTVSFNIISRMVLGKRYLDESDVGNLTMSSKKVKTMFDELFLLNGVLNIGDWIPWMAFMDLQGYVKRMKTVSKKFDGFLEHVLNEHDARRKAEPSETFVPADMVDLLLQIADDPALEVKLERHGVKAFTLDMLAGGTESATITIEWAMSELLRNPEILEKAREELDRVIGRERWVEEKDMSDLHYIKAIVKETMRLHPVVPLLVPRRTREDCKVAGYDIPKDTIVFVSVWTIGRDQESKDVSWL; encoded by the exons ATGGAATTATTTGCCTTTATTTCTTATGCAGTTGTAGGGCTAGCCACCGTGGCGCTCCTTCACCTTGCTCGCCATCTCCGTCGTCCCACCAAACTCAACCTCCCTCCAGGCCCCAAACCCTGGCCCATCATCGGAAACCTCAACCTCATGGGTCCACTTCCTCACCGTTCGATTCATGAACTCACTCATAAATACGGCGAGATCATGCACCTCAAATTCGGTTCCTTTCACGTCGTCGTGGCCTCCTCCGTTGAGATGGCTAAAGTCTTCCTGAAAACGATGGACTCTAACTTCATCTGCCGCCCCAAAATGGCCGCCGGAAAATACACCACCTATAATTACTCCGACATCACGTGGTCACCATACGGTTCGTACTGGCAGCAAGCTCGTAAACTGTGTATCGTGGAGCTGTTCAGCGCAAAAAGGCTGGAGTCGTTCGAGTACATTCGAGTGGAAGAGATGAAGTCACTTTTGAAGGTGGTTCACAAGTCGTCCGGCGAGGCGATTGTTTTGAAAGATTTGTTGTGGACAGTGAGTTTCAATATAATCAGTCGGATGGTGTTGGGGAAACGTTATTTGGATGAATCCGATGTTGGAAACTTGACCATGAGTAGCAAAAAAGTTAAAACAATGTTCGACGAATTGTTCTTGTTGAACGGAGTGCTTAACATTGGGGACTGGATACCATGGATGGCTTTCATGGACCTTCAAGGATACGTGAAGAGGATGAAAACAGTTAGCAAGAAATTCGACGGGTTTCTCGAACACGTTTTAAACGAGCACGATGCGCGCAGGAAGGCTGAGCCGTCGGAGACTTTTGTTCCGGCAGACATGGTTGATTTGCTGTTGCAGATTGCAGATGATCCAGCTCTCGAAGTTAAGCTTGAGCGACACGGCGTCAAGGCATTTACACTG GATATGCTTGCAGGTGGAACCGAAAGTGCAACAATAACAATAGAATGGGCGATGTCAGAACTTCTTAGAAACCCAGAAATACTTGAGAAGGCGAGAGAGGAGCTGGATAGGGTTATAGGTCGAGAAAGATGGGTCGAAGAGAAGGACATGTCAGACCTTCATTACATCAAGGCAATCGTGAAGGAGACGATGAGGTTGCATCCGGTTGTCCCGCTATTAGTTCCACGAAGAACACGCGAAGATTGTAAAGTAGCTGGTTATGACATTCCAAAAGATACCATAGTGTTCGTTAGCGTCTGGACAATTGGGCGAGATCAAGA GTCGAAGGATGTGTCCTGGTTATAG
- the LOC111921375 gene encoding trimethyltridecatetraene synthase isoform X2, producing MELFAFISYAVVGLATVALLHLARHLRRPTKLNLPPGPKPWPIIGNLNLMGPLPHRSIHELTHKYGEIMHLKFGSFHVVVASSVEMAKVFLKTMDSNFICRPKMAAGKYTTYNYSDITWSPYGSYWQQARKLCIVELFSAKRLESFEYIRVEEMKSLLKVVHKSSGEAIVLKDLLWTVSFNIISRMVLGKRYLDESDVGNLTMSSKKVKTMFDELFLLNGVLNIGDWIPWMAFMDLQGYVKRMKTVSKKFDGFLEHVLNEHDARRKAEPSETFVPADMVDLLLQIADDPALEVKLERHGVKAFTLDMLAGGTESATITIEWAMSELLRNPEILEKAREELDRVIGRERWVEEKDMSDLHYIKAIVKETMRLHPVVPLLVPRRTREDCKVAGYDIPKDTIVFVSVWTIGRDQELSKDVSWL from the exons ATGGAATTATTTGCCTTTATTTCTTATGCAGTTGTAGGGCTAGCCACCGTGGCGCTCCTTCACCTTGCTCGCCATCTCCGTCGTCCCACCAAACTCAACCTCCCTCCAGGCCCCAAACCCTGGCCCATCATCGGAAACCTCAACCTCATGGGTCCACTTCCTCACCGTTCGATTCATGAACTCACTCATAAATACGGCGAGATCATGCACCTCAAATTCGGTTCCTTTCACGTCGTCGTGGCCTCCTCCGTTGAGATGGCTAAAGTCTTCCTGAAAACGATGGACTCTAACTTCATCTGCCGCCCCAAAATGGCCGCCGGAAAATACACCACCTATAATTACTCCGACATCACGTGGTCACCATACGGTTCGTACTGGCAGCAAGCTCGTAAACTGTGTATCGTGGAGCTGTTCAGCGCAAAAAGGCTGGAGTCGTTCGAGTACATTCGAGTGGAAGAGATGAAGTCACTTTTGAAGGTGGTTCACAAGTCGTCCGGCGAGGCGATTGTTTTGAAAGATTTGTTGTGGACAGTGAGTTTCAATATAATCAGTCGGATGGTGTTGGGGAAACGTTATTTGGATGAATCCGATGTTGGAAACTTGACCATGAGTAGCAAAAAAGTTAAAACAATGTTCGACGAATTGTTCTTGTTGAACGGAGTGCTTAACATTGGGGACTGGATACCATGGATGGCTTTCATGGACCTTCAAGGATACGTGAAGAGGATGAAAACAGTTAGCAAGAAATTCGACGGGTTTCTCGAACACGTTTTAAACGAGCACGATGCGCGCAGGAAGGCTGAGCCGTCGGAGACTTTTGTTCCGGCAGACATGGTTGATTTGCTGTTGCAGATTGCAGATGATCCAGCTCTCGAAGTTAAGCTTGAGCGACACGGCGTCAAGGCATTTACACTG GATATGCTTGCAGGTGGAACCGAAAGTGCAACAATAACAATAGAATGGGCGATGTCAGAACTTCTTAGAAACCCAGAAATACTTGAGAAGGCGAGAGAGGAGCTGGATAGGGTTATAGGTCGAGAAAGATGGGTCGAAGAGAAGGACATGTCAGACCTTCATTACATCAAGGCAATCGTGAAGGAGACGATGAGGTTGCATCCGGTTGTCCCGCTATTAGTTCCACGAAGAACACGCGAAGATTGTAAAGTAGCTGGTTATGACATTCCAAAAGATACCATAGTGTTCGTTAGCGTCTGGACAATTGGGCGAGATCAAGAGTT GTCGAAGGATGTGTCCTGGTTATAG